One Capra hircus breed San Clemente chromosome 29, ASM170441v1, whole genome shotgun sequence genomic region harbors:
- the LOC102170584 gene encoding LOW QUALITY PROTEIN: olfactory receptor 10G6 (The sequence of the model RefSeq protein was modified relative to this genomic sequence to represent the inferred CDS: deleted 1 base in 1 codon): MEHGEEAKEVRGHQVMSVSVPIGRAVCLNFRLGTVMPVKNLQSIAFSLLLLLLADVNSKEMQRGNQTSVSHFILVGLHHPPQLGVPLFLTFLVIYTLTVSGNGLIILTVLVDTQLHRPMYWFLCHLSLLDMTISSAIVPKMLAGFLLDSKMISFGGCVIQLFSFHFLGCTECFLYTLMAYDRFLAICKPLHYATIMTRSVCNYLAIGTWLGGTLHSLFQTSFICRLPFCGANKVDYFFCDIPAMLRLACADTTINELITFVDIGFLALTCFVLILTSYGYIVAAILRIRSADGRRNAFSTCAAHLAVVIVYYVPCTCIYLRPGSQEPLDGVVAVFYTVITPLLNPIIYTLRNKEMKAALWRLGGRKVVKPH, translated from the exons ATGGAGCACGGAGAGGAGGCTAAGGAAGTACGTGGACATCAGGTTATGAGTGTCTCTGTTCCCATAGGGCGTGCGGTGTGTTTGAATTTTCGCCTGGGCACCGTGATGCCAGTAAAG AATTTACAGAGCATCGCTTTTTCCCTTTTGCTGCTTCTTTTGGCAGATgtgaacagcaaggagatgcaACGTGGAAATCAGACTTCCGTGTCTCACTTCATCTTAGTGGGGCTGCACCACCCGCCACAGCTGGGGGTACCGCTCTTCCTAACCTTCCTTGTCATCTACACCCTCACCGTCTCTGGGAATGGGCTTATCATCCTCACGGTCTTGGTGGACACCCAGCTCCACCGCCCCATGTACTGGTTCCTATGTCACCTCTCCCTCTTGGACATGACCATTTCCTCTGCCATTGTCCCCAAGATGTTAGCTGGCTTTCTCTTGGACAGTAAGATGATTTCCTTTGGAGGCTGTGTCATTCAGcttttttcattccatttcctGGGCTGCACTGAATGCTTCCTGTACACACTCATGGCTTATGATCGCTTCCTAGCCATTTGTAAGCCTTTACATTACGCCACCATCATGACCCGCAGTGTCTGTAACTATCTAGCTATTGGCACCTGGCTGGGAGGCACCCTCCACTCACTTTTCCAAACAAGCTTCATATGCCGGCTGCCTTTCTGTGGTGCAAAC AAGGTGGACTACTTCTTCTGTGATATTCCTGCCATGCTGCGTCTAGCCTGTGCTGACACCACCATCAACGAGCTGATCACCTTTGTGGACATTGGATTCCTGGCCCTCACCTGCTTTGTGCTGATCCTCACTTCCTACGGCTACATAGTGGCTGCTATCCTGCGAATCCGGTCCGCCGACGGGCGCCGCAACGCCTTCTCCACCTGTGCCGCCCACCTCGCTGTCGTCATTGTCTACTATGTGCCCTGCACCTGCATTTATTTGCGCCCTGGCTCTCAGGAACCCCTGGATGGAGTGGTAGCTGTGTTCTACACAGTCATCACTCCCTTGCTTAATCCTATCATCTACACACTCCGCAACAAAGAAATGAAGGCTGCCTTATGGAGACTGGGCGGTCGCAAGGTCGTGAAGCCTCACTGA